A window of Acidobacteriota bacterium contains these coding sequences:
- a CDS encoding insulinase family protein, translating into MIERHDFDSGLCLLTEPMPAVRSVSLGAWLTRGSRHEGADRAGIAHFVEHMLFKGTASRTAEAIAQEIDSIGGQLDAFTAKEYAGYYVKVLDEHLPRAVDLLSDLLLNPAFEGEEIRREQGVVLEEIKMVEDTPDDLVHEVFTANFWPDHPLGRPILGTAESVAAIDAPALREYFSGAYTAGNLIVAAAGSIDTPAVRELIGEAFATLSPGAAPLSNSKPSVAARVELRDKDLEQAHLCLGTRGYPQSHADRYATYVLNTVLGGSMSSRLFQNIREKRGLAYAVSSSLTSYRDAGVVTVYVGCDGAAVAEVVDLVVEELRGLKRTPVPGDELQRAKDHLKGSCVLGLESTTSRMSQLAQCEMYFGRQVPLSETLAGIERVTTDDVQRVASDLFRNGALAATLVGPVAGETLSPAQLELE; encoded by the coding sequence ATGATCGAGCGTCACGATTTCGATAGCGGCCTCTGTCTGCTCACCGAGCCGATGCCCGCGGTCCGCTCGGTCAGCCTCGGCGCCTGGCTGACTCGGGGCTCGCGGCACGAGGGCGCGGACCGCGCGGGCATCGCCCATTTCGTCGAGCACATGCTCTTCAAGGGGACCGCCTCGCGCACGGCGGAGGCGATCGCCCAGGAGATCGACTCCATCGGCGGGCAGCTCGACGCGTTCACGGCGAAGGAGTACGCCGGCTACTACGTGAAGGTGCTCGACGAGCATCTCCCGCGCGCCGTCGATCTGCTGAGCGATCTGTTGCTGAACCCGGCGTTCGAGGGCGAGGAGATCCGCCGCGAGCAGGGCGTCGTCCTCGAAGAGATCAAGATGGTCGAGGACACGCCGGACGACCTCGTGCACGAGGTGTTCACGGCGAATTTCTGGCCGGACCATCCGCTGGGGCGCCCGATACTCGGGACCGCCGAGTCGGTCGCCGCGATAGATGCCCCGGCGCTCCGCGAGTATTTCTCGGGCGCGTACACCGCGGGCAACCTGATCGTTGCGGCCGCCGGGAGCATCGACACGCCGGCCGTCCGCGAGCTCATCGGCGAGGCGTTCGCGACGCTGTCTCCCGGCGCCGCGCCGCTCTCCAACAGCAAGCCGTCGGTCGCCGCCCGGGTCGAGTTGCGCGACAAGGATCTCGAGCAGGCGCACCTGTGCCTCGGCACCCGCGGCTATCCCCAGAGCCACGCGGACCGGTACGCCACCTACGTGCTCAACACGGTGCTGGGCGGCTCGATGAGCTCGCGCCTGTTCCAGAACATCCGTGAGAAGCGGGGGCTGGCCTACGCGGTCAGCAGCAGCCTGACGTCCTATCGGGACGCCGGCGTGGTGACGGTGTATGTCGGGTGCGACGGCGCGGCGGTCGCCGAGGTGGTGGACTTGGTCGTCGAGGAGCTGCGGGGGCTGAAACGCACCCCCGTGCCGGGCGACGAGCTGCAGCGGGCGAAGGACCACCTGAAGGGGAGTTGCGTGCTGGGGCTCGAGAGCACGACCAGCCGCATGTCGCAGCTCGCGCAGTGCGAGATGTACTTCGGCCGGCAGGTGCCGCTGTCGGAGACCCTGGCCGGGATCGAGCGCGTCACGACGGACGACGTGCAGCGCGTGGCGAGCGACCTGTTTCGGAACGGCGCGCTGGCCGCGACACTGGTGGGGCCCGTCGCGGGGGAGACGTTGTCGCCGGCGCAGCTCGAGCTGGAGTAG
- a CDS encoding FMN-binding protein — protein MEQGSTARRVAGRRAAGALVVVSLVLAAGAAFAQPGVISRQEALNAVFAGATIRGDRVYLTEEQAERIAEISREDVRTRIYARYVARRDGVVVGRAYVDTHVVRTKRESLLISLEPDGRVRRIDVTAFLEPPEYVPSDRWRRQYYERPLGDDIAIHRAIRPIAGGTLTTHAVNAAVRRVLALDQVVEGRRPGGEGRGVQ, from the coding sequence ATGGAGCAGGGGTCGACCGCGAGACGGGTGGCAGGCAGGCGCGCGGCCGGCGCGCTGGTGGTTGTTTCGCTCGTTCTCGCGGCCGGCGCCGCTTTCGCGCAGCCCGGCGTCATCTCGCGCCAGGAGGCGCTGAACGCGGTCTTCGCGGGCGCGACCATACGCGGGGACCGCGTCTACCTGACGGAGGAGCAGGCCGAGCGGATAGCCGAGATCTCGCGCGAGGACGTGCGGACCCGCATCTATGCGCGCTACGTCGCGCGGCGCGACGGCGTCGTCGTCGGCAGGGCGTACGTCGACACGCACGTGGTGCGGACCAAGCGCGAGAGCCTGCTCATCTCGCTCGAGCCGGACGGGCGGGTGCGCCGCATCGACGTGACCGCCTTCCTCGAGCCCCCGGAGTACGTCCCCTCCGATCGGTGGAGGCGGCAGTACTACGAGCGGCCGCTCGGCGACGACATCGCGATCCACCGTGCGATACGTCCCATCGCGGGGGGGACGCTGACGACCCACGCGGTCAATGCGGCGGTACGCCGCGTGCTGGCCCTCGATCAGGTGGTGGAAGGGCGTCGGCCGGGGGGTGAAGGGCGCGGCGTGCAATGA
- a CDS encoding sigma-54-dependent Fis family transcriptional regulator yields the protein MSEPTRHPSGNRAPSAALPKTMARPSREPDIRPDTHPPGGVFASHVMHHLLDFATQVAPSAIPVLITGESGTGKEVLARVIHDRSGRPRERFVPYNCTGTTRDIVDSQLFGHRRGSFTGASDNAPGVIRSADGGTLLLDEIGELDARIQPKLLRMIENQEVQPIGQPRPSRVDVRILAATNADIDQMVRDKRFREDLFYRLNIIRIHIPPLRDHREDIVPLVKLFLRRCAGEQNKREIRMSGPAMQELIERDWPGNIRQLANEIRRLVAFAKDGTVITPHDLARSTASSGLPRSENRAGARSARDTVTISADQPLPAAIEEVERALIIRALLAAGGRLNAAAGRLGVSRKGLLLKRRRLNIDALLASE from the coding sequence ATGTCAGAACCGACACGGCACCCGTCCGGCAACCGCGCGCCGAGCGCCGCACTCCCGAAAACAATGGCGCGCCCCTCCAGAGAACCCGACATCCGACCCGACACACACCCGCCGGGGGGCGTCTTCGCGTCACACGTCATGCATCACTTGCTGGACTTCGCGACGCAGGTCGCGCCGAGCGCCATTCCCGTGCTGATCACGGGCGAGTCGGGAACCGGGAAGGAAGTGCTCGCGCGCGTCATTCACGACCGTTCCGGCCGCCCGCGCGAGCGGTTCGTACCCTACAACTGCACCGGCACCACGCGCGACATCGTGGACTCGCAGCTCTTCGGCCACCGGCGCGGGTCGTTCACGGGCGCCAGCGATAACGCGCCCGGGGTCATTCGGAGCGCCGACGGCGGCACCCTGCTCCTCGACGAGATCGGAGAGCTCGATGCGCGCATCCAGCCCAAGCTGCTGCGGATGATCGAGAACCAGGAGGTCCAACCTATCGGCCAGCCCCGACCCTCGAGGGTCGACGTGCGCATCCTGGCCGCCACGAACGCGGACATCGACCAGATGGTCCGGGACAAGCGGTTCCGCGAGGATCTGTTCTATCGTCTCAACATCATCCGGATCCACATCCCTCCCCTGCGTGACCATCGCGAGGACATAGTGCCGCTGGTGAAGCTGTTCCTGCGACGGTGCGCCGGCGAACAGAACAAGCGGGAGATCCGCATGTCGGGCCCCGCGATGCAGGAGTTGATCGAGCGAGACTGGCCGGGCAACATACGGCAGCTCGCCAACGAGATCCGGCGGCTGGTGGCGTTCGCGAAGGACGGGACGGTCATCACGCCGCACGATCTCGCTCGATCCACCGCGTCTTCGGGTCTCCCGCGGTCGGAGAACCGCGCCGGCGCGCGCAGCGCCCGGGACACGGTCACCATCTCCGCGGACCAACCGTTGCCGGCCGCAATAGAGGAAGTGGAGCGCGCGCTGATCATCCGGGCCCTGCTGGCGGCGGGCGGCCGCCTCAACGCGGCGGCCGGACGCCTCGGCGTCTCGCGCAAGGGGCTGCTGCTGAAGCGGCGCCGGCTGAACATCGACGCGCTCCTCGCCAGCGAGTGA
- a CDS encoding MiaB/RimO family radical SAM methylthiotransferase gives MKFAVVTFGCRVNQADSFAIERGLRAGGGTAAPVEAADVVVVNSCSVTASADQGTRQAIRRIVRTNAGARIVATGCYASRAAEEVAALPGVVAVVPNVEKEALVERILETVEPTTAVRFGGGDGACGAPIRPGERGRTAYTLRVQTGCDEACAYCIIPSTRGRGRSVALPRVLDEVDEAVAAGYRELQLTGVHLGSYGRDLTPPSSLVALLRALAAHPADFLVRMSSLEPMDCTPAVVELVTGSPRFAPHFHLPLQHASDTVLRRMRRPYTAAEYRTVVADIRERLPHAAIGSDVVVGFPGETDADAAATLGFLEESPLTYLHVFPYSDRPGTEASGMSGKVDGRRIRERARAVRAAGAALAERFRAAQIGSVRPGLTLAQGGGTVVLTDNYLRVRVPQDRPENERVRVRITAAGETLAGEIVTARPEVALGVSRGASA, from the coding sequence ATGAAGTTCGCCGTCGTCACGTTCGGCTGCCGCGTCAACCAGGCCGACTCGTTCGCGATCGAGCGCGGGCTGCGCGCCGGCGGCGGTACCGCGGCGCCCGTGGAGGCGGCGGACGTGGTCGTCGTCAACAGTTGCTCGGTCACCGCGAGCGCCGACCAGGGGACGCGGCAGGCGATCCGGCGCATCGTGCGGACGAACGCCGGCGCCCGGATCGTGGCCACCGGCTGCTACGCGTCGCGGGCCGCCGAGGAGGTGGCCGCCCTGCCGGGCGTGGTTGCGGTGGTGCCGAACGTCGAGAAGGAGGCGCTGGTCGAACGCATTCTCGAAACCGTCGAGCCGACCACCGCGGTGCGATTCGGCGGCGGGGACGGCGCGTGCGGGGCTCCCATCCGGCCGGGGGAGCGGGGCCGGACCGCCTATACCCTGCGGGTGCAGACCGGCTGCGACGAAGCCTGCGCCTACTGCATCATCCCGTCGACGCGGGGGCGCGGCCGCAGCGTCGCGTTGCCGCGGGTGCTCGACGAGGTGGACGAGGCCGTCGCGGCGGGATATCGGGAGCTGCAGCTCACCGGCGTCCACCTCGGCTCCTACGGGCGCGACCTGACCCCGCCATCGTCCCTCGTCGCACTGTTGCGGGCGCTCGCCGCGCATCCGGCCGACTTCCTGGTGCGGATGAGCTCGCTGGAGCCGATGGACTGCACCCCGGCGGTCGTCGAGCTCGTGACGGGCAGCCCGCGGTTCGCGCCGCACTTTCATCTCCCGCTGCAGCACGCCAGCGACACGGTCCTGCGGCGGATGCGGCGGCCGTACACGGCGGCGGAGTACCGGACGGTGGTCGCCGACATCCGCGAGCGCCTGCCGCACGCCGCGATCGGGTCCGACGTGGTGGTCGGTTTCCCTGGTGAAACGGACGCCGATGCCGCGGCGACCCTCGGCTTTCTCGAAGAGAGCCCGCTCACGTACCTGCACGTCTTTCCCTACTCGGATCGTCCCGGCACGGAGGCGTCCGGGATGTCCGGCAAGGTGGACGGCCGCCGCATCCGCGAGCGGGCGCGAGCCGTGCGCGCGGCCGGCGCCGCGTTGGCGGAGCGGTTCCGCGCGGCGCAGATCGGGAGCGTTCGCCCGGGGCTGACGCTCGCGCAGGGCGGCGGCACGGTGGTGCTGACCGACAACTACCTGCGCGTCCGGGTGCCCCAGGACCGGCCGGAGAACGAACGCGTGCGGGTGCGGATCACGGCTGCGGGCGAGACACTGGCCGGCGAGATTGTCACGGCGCGACCAGAGGTCGCGTTGGGAGTCTCCCGCGGCGCCAGCGCCTAG
- a CDS encoding SMP-30/gluconolactonase/LRE family protein — protein MLTALFACAPAEEPPAAEPEAPAEESAGTVERLDPRLDELLAADAAVEQVAEGFQFVEGPVWVGGADDGHLLFSDIPADTVYRWSEADGTSVFLNPVFLPELETNGQGGSNGLTLDLEGRLVLCEHGNRRLARIEEDGSRVTIADRYEGSRLNSPNDIVFHSTGAAFFTDPPYGLASPEAAELDWNGVYRLDPDGTVHLLADGQTRPNGIGLSPDENTLYVANSDGEARQWLAYPVNDDLSVGEGTVLLDLTDSEDGGVPDGFAVDAAGNIWSSGPGGIVVISPEGDHLGTVRPAEQPANAAFGNDGRTLYITARTGLYRIDTLVEGLMP, from the coding sequence ATGCTAACCGCGCTTTTCGCCTGCGCGCCGGCCGAGGAGCCGCCGGCCGCCGAGCCGGAGGCGCCCGCCGAAGAGTCTGCAGGCACCGTCGAGCGGCTCGATCCCCGGCTGGACGAGCTTCTCGCCGCCGACGCGGCAGTCGAACAGGTCGCCGAAGGCTTCCAGTTCGTCGAGGGGCCGGTCTGGGTCGGCGGCGCCGACGACGGCCACCTGCTCTTCAGCGACATCCCGGCCGATACCGTCTACCGCTGGTCCGAGGCCGACGGCACGAGCGTGTTTCTCAACCCCGTCTTCCTGCCGGAGCTGGAGACGAACGGGCAGGGCGGCTCGAACGGGCTGACGCTGGACCTCGAGGGACGTCTCGTCCTGTGCGAGCACGGCAACCGCCGCCTCGCGCGGATCGAGGAGGACGGCTCACGGGTGACGATCGCCGATCGCTACGAGGGCAGCCGCCTCAACAGCCCGAACGACATCGTCTTCCACTCCACCGGCGCGGCCTTCTTCACCGACCCGCCCTACGGCCTCGCCAGCCCCGAGGCGGCCGAGCTGGACTGGAACGGCGTCTACCGGCTCGATCCCGACGGCACCGTGCACCTGCTGGCGGACGGGCAGACCCGGCCCAACGGCATCGGGCTCTCGCCCGACGAGAACACCCTCTACGTCGCCAACTCGGACGGCGAGGCGCGCCAGTGGCTGGCCTATCCGGTCAACGACGATCTCAGCGTCGGCGAAGGCACGGTGCTGCTCGACCTGACCGACAGCGAGGACGGGGGCGTGCCGGACGGCTTCGCGGTCGACGCGGCGGGCAACATCTGGTCGAGCGGGCCCGGGGGCATCGTCGTCATCAGCCCCGAGGGGGACCACCTCGGCACGGTGCGGCCGGCGGAGCAGCCGGCCAACGCGGCGTTCGGCAACGACGGCCGCACGCTCTACATCACGGCGCGGACCGGCCTCTACCGGATCGACACCCTGGTCGAAGGCCTGATGCCCTGA
- a CDS encoding DUF418 domain-containing protein: MNVQLFAMPEAAYYNPTAYGDLEGANLYVWLGGRLLADQKFMTIFSMLFGAGIVLMTTRTEARGETCPVHYRRMGWLALIGLLHAHLLWAGDILFLYAVCGMLVYPFRGLSPGRLLVVGTATVAVASAIFAGLQASLPSWPEEALTEVTLGAWQPTRAIVDDALATYRSGWLEQLPARSAMAFGFETFMLVIWGGWRAGGLMLIGMALFKLDVFSAGRSRRFYGALVAAALVAGIPVEAYGVALDFEFGWALDWSLLQGRQFNYWPSIAVGLGYVGLVMLACRSTALRRVTRPFAAVGQTALSNYLLQTVICTTIFYGHGLGLYGSVDRVGQLGVVLGVWAVQLIASPLWLRRYRFGPAEWVWRSLTYGTRPPLRRAAGPAR; encoded by the coding sequence ATGAACGTCCAGTTGTTCGCGATGCCGGAGGCGGCCTACTACAACCCGACCGCCTACGGCGATCTCGAAGGCGCGAACCTGTACGTCTGGCTCGGCGGCCGGCTGCTGGCCGACCAGAAGTTCATGACGATCTTCTCGATGCTGTTCGGCGCCGGCATCGTGCTCATGACGACCCGGACCGAGGCGCGCGGGGAGACCTGCCCGGTCCACTACCGCCGCATGGGGTGGCTGGCCCTCATCGGACTGCTCCACGCGCATCTGCTGTGGGCCGGCGACATCCTCTTCCTCTACGCCGTCTGCGGCATGCTGGTCTACCCGTTCCGCGGACTGTCTCCCGGCCGCCTGCTGGTCGTCGGCACGGCGACGGTCGCCGTGGCGTCGGCCATCTTCGCGGGCCTGCAGGCCTCGCTGCCCTCCTGGCCGGAGGAAGCGCTGACCGAGGTCACGCTCGGCGCGTGGCAGCCGACGAGGGCGATCGTCGACGATGCCCTGGCCACCTACCGCAGCGGCTGGCTGGAGCAGCTTCCGGCCCGGTCGGCGATGGCGTTCGGGTTCGAGACCTTCATGCTCGTCATCTGGGGGGGCTGGCGCGCCGGCGGCCTGATGCTGATCGGCATGGCGCTCTTCAAGCTCGATGTCTTCAGCGCCGGGCGCTCGCGGCGCTTCTACGGCGCGCTGGTCGCCGCGGCTCTGGTCGCCGGCATCCCCGTAGAAGCCTACGGCGTCGCGCTCGACTTCGAGTTCGGGTGGGCGCTCGACTGGTCGCTGCTGCAGGGCCGGCAGTTCAACTACTGGCCGAGCATCGCGGTCGGCCTGGGCTACGTCGGCCTCGTCATGCTGGCCTGCCGATCCACGGCGCTCCGCCGCGTCACCCGCCCCTTCGCCGCGGTCGGACAGACGGCGCTCAGCAACTACCTGCTGCAGACCGTGATCTGCACGACGATCTTCTACGGCCACGGCCTCGGCCTCTACGGGTCCGTCGACCGCGTAGGGCAGCTCGGCGTCGTGCTCGGCGTCTGGGCGGTGCAGTTGATCGCCTCGCCGCTGTGGCTGCGGCGCTACCGCTTCGGCCCCGCCGAGTGGGTGTGGCGGTCGCTGACCTACGGCACACGCCCGCCGCTGCGGCGCGCGGCGGGACCGGCGCGGTGA
- the nhaC gene encoding Na+/H+ antiporter NhaC encodes MPDTASASPVEPSLGQALVPVVLLIALLACAVYLFGDESSFGPNQIALVLGTAVAGLVGLANGQSWTEIEGAIKRGIATSMGAILILLVVGSVIGTWILAGIVPTMIHYGLSLLAPSIFYAAACAICAVVALATGSSWTTAGTVGLALIGTAAAYDLHPGIAAGAIISGAYFGDKMSPLSDTTNLAPAVAGSELFTHIRHMVWTTAPSFGLALILFAGIGLATPAPEGSGDLDAVLEALERSFAIGPHLLIPLVLVLTLVVRRMPAFPALLIGALVGGLFAVVFQPEALLRFVGEPELARPVALVKGVWQALHGGYVLESGNPALDELLSRGGMASMLQTVWLIMTAMMYGAVLEATGILQALARRILRAVRTAGGLIVATLATAFGVNVLASDQYISIVLPGRMFRSEYQRRRLDPKNLSRTLEDSGTITSVLIPWNTCGAFMAQTLGVSTLTYAPFAFFNLINPLVAAIYGFARIGIAPLGPAPAGSLEAPPERPPTAV; translated from the coding sequence ATGCCCGACACCGCCTCCGCATCGCCCGTCGAACCCTCGCTCGGCCAGGCCCTCGTCCCCGTCGTCCTGCTCATCGCCCTGCTCGCCTGCGCGGTGTACCTGTTCGGCGACGAGTCGTCGTTCGGCCCCAACCAGATCGCGCTGGTGCTCGGCACGGCGGTCGCGGGGCTGGTCGGCCTGGCCAACGGCCAGTCGTGGACGGAGATCGAGGGCGCGATCAAGCGCGGCATCGCCACGTCGATGGGCGCGATCCTCATCCTGCTCGTCGTCGGGTCGGTCATCGGTACCTGGATCCTGGCCGGCATCGTGCCGACCATGATCCACTACGGCCTGTCGCTGCTCGCGCCCTCCATCTTCTACGCCGCCGCCTGCGCCATCTGCGCCGTCGTCGCGCTGGCCACCGGCAGTTCCTGGACCACCGCCGGCACCGTCGGCCTGGCCCTGATCGGAACCGCCGCCGCCTACGATCTGCACCCGGGAATCGCGGCCGGCGCCATCATCTCGGGCGCCTACTTCGGCGACAAGATGTCGCCGCTCTCGGACACCACCAACCTCGCCCCGGCGGTGGCCGGCTCGGAGCTGTTCACCCACATCCGCCACATGGTGTGGACCACGGCGCCCAGCTTCGGCCTGGCGCTGATCCTGTTCGCGGGCATCGGTCTGGCGACGCCGGCACCGGAGGGATCGGGCGACCTCGACGCGGTGCTGGAAGCCCTGGAGCGCAGCTTCGCCATCGGCCCGCACCTGCTGATCCCGCTCGTGCTCGTGCTGACTCTGGTGGTGCGCCGGATGCCGGCCTTCCCGGCGCTGCTCATCGGGGCGCTGGTCGGCGGGCTCTTCGCCGTCGTGTTCCAGCCGGAGGCGCTGCTGCGCTTCGTCGGCGAGCCGGAGCTGGCCCGTCCGGTGGCCCTGGTCAAGGGCGTGTGGCAGGCGCTGCACGGCGGCTACGTGCTGGAGTCCGGCAACCCCGCCCTCGACGAGCTGCTCTCGCGCGGCGGCATGGCAAGCATGCTGCAGACCGTCTGGCTGATCATGACGGCGATGATGTACGGCGCGGTGCTGGAAGCCACCGGCATCCTGCAGGCGCTGGCCCGCCGCATCCTGCGCGCGGTGCGCACCGCGGGCGGCCTGATCGTGGCCACCCTCGCCACCGCGTTCGGCGTCAACGTCCTGGCCTCCGATCAGTACATCTCGATCGTGCTCCCGGGCCGAATGTTCCGCAGCGAGTACCAGCGGCGGCGGCTCGACCCGAAGAACCTGTCGCGGACCCTCGAGGACTCGGGCACGATCACCTCCGTGCTCATCCCCTGGAACACCTGCGGGGCGTTCATGGCCCAGACGCTGGGCGTGTCGACCCTGACCTACGCCCCGTTCGCCTTCTTCAACCTGATCAACCCGCTGGTCGCGGCCATCTACGGCTTCGCGCGGATCGGGATCGCGCCACTGGGCCCGGCACCGGCCGGCAGCCTGGAAGCCCCCCCGGAGCGTCCGCCGACCGCGGTGTGA
- a CDS encoding FAD:protein FMN transferase, which translates to MRRYAACWPSIRWWKGVGRGVKGAACNDLVGALGLQRLPRRRRGDRDRLSVHEVRDDHRRPVRDRQPSVAAHDAVGPRRGGAVLRGLLRHAVPLALVREAPVAKPGEPPHGMDVGPELLGHGPHRLPDPGRDHNGPHYLLHLDARRGQRRVRGRLRDPSRQRLAAGRDSPQGGTDVAAATRAALPMTQLARRRTAARLACLGAAVCGLAAAPARAAGVETPVRVERTVFLMGTLATFVTEAVDRETGLAKLERMVRIVEQTEAELSTWRDDSVLSALNRRPVGEALQLPAGTCALLARVADWRAATGGAFDPAIGRLIDVWGLRGEGRHPDDDELEAALAGAGFENLSLDPAGCAVTRDAAVILDAGGFGKGEALDRVRVAERGRDGVWRIDFGGQMAVSGEASDGPWAVGVAHPARRGTAVLEMSLAAGSIATSGGSERDLVLEDGSRIGHIIDPRNGRPVIRSASVTVWHESAFVADVLSTALYVMGLDRGIAWAAARGIAACFIAFDRDAVDVRFRATPAFEARFPLPATP; encoded by the coding sequence ATGCGGCGGTACGCCGCGTGCTGGCCCTCGATCAGGTGGTGGAAGGGCGTCGGCCGGGGGGTGAAGGGCGCGGCGTGCAATGACCTGGTGGGAGCGCTGGGGCTTCAACGCCTTCCACGTCGTCGTCGCGGTGACCGGGACCGTCTATCTGTACATGAAGTACGCGATGACCACCGACGACCCGTTCGCGATCGTCAACCATCCGTGGCAGCCCACGATGCTGTCGGCCCACGTCGTGGCGGCGCCGTTCTTCGTGGCCTTCTTCGGCATGCTGTTCCGCTCGCACTCGTTCGGGAAGCTCCGGTCGCGAAACCCGGCGAACCGCCGCACGGGATGGACGTCGGTCCTGAGCTTCTCGGCCATGGCCCTCACCGGCTACCTGATCCAGGTCGCGACCACAACGGCCCTCATTACCTTCTTCATCTGGACGCACGTCGCGGCCAGCGTCGTGTTCGTGGTCGGCTACGGGATCCATCTCGTCAACGGCTGGCGGCTGGACGGGATTCCCCGCAAGGCGGTACGGACGTCGCCGCCGCGACCCGCGCGGCTCTCCCCATGACGCAGCTCGCGCGTCGCCGGACGGCTGCCCGGCTGGCGTGTCTCGGCGCGGCGGTCTGCGGTCTCGCGGCGGCCCCTGCGCGTGCCGCGGGCGTGGAGACCCCGGTCCGCGTCGAGCGCACCGTCTTCCTGATGGGTACGCTCGCCACCTTCGTCACCGAGGCGGTAGACCGCGAGACGGGCCTGGCGAAGCTGGAGCGCATGGTCCGCATCGTCGAGCAGACCGAGGCCGAGCTCAGCACGTGGCGGGACGACAGCGTCCTGAGTGCACTGAACCGGCGGCCGGTGGGCGAGGCGTTGCAGTTGCCGGCGGGAACCTGCGCGTTGCTGGCGCGCGTCGCGGATTGGCGGGCGGCGACGGGCGGCGCGTTCGATCCGGCGATTGGCCGCCTCATCGACGTCTGGGGCCTGCGCGGGGAAGGCCGGCATCCCGACGACGACGAGCTGGAAGCGGCGCTGGCCGGCGCGGGATTCGAGAACCTCTCGCTCGATCCGGCGGGGTGCGCGGTCACGCGGGACGCCGCCGTGATCCTGGACGCGGGCGGGTTCGGAAAGGGCGAGGCGCTCGACCGTGTGCGCGTGGCCGAGCGTGGCCGGGACGGCGTCTGGCGCATCGACTTCGGTGGCCAGATGGCGGTTTCCGGAGAGGCCTCCGACGGCCCGTGGGCGGTGGGCGTCGCGCACCCCGCGCGGCGCGGCACGGCCGTTCTCGAGATGTCGCTGGCGGCGGGCTCCATCGCCACCAGCGGCGGATCCGAGCGGGATCTGGTTCTGGAGGACGGCAGTCGGATCGGCCACATCATCGACCCGCGCAACGGGCGGCCGGTCATCCGATCCGCGTCGGTCACGGTCTGGCACGAGAGCGCCTTCGTTGCGGACGTCCTGTCGACCGCGCTGTACGTGATGGGACTGGACCGCGGGATCGCGTGGGCCGCGGCGCGCGGCATCGCCGCCTGCTTCATCGCGTTCGACCGCGATGCGGTGGACGTCAGGTTCCGCGCGACGCCGGCCTTCGAGGCGCGGTTCCCGCTGCCGGCGACGCCGTAG
- the rlmN gene encoding 23S rRNA (adenine(2503)-C(2))-methyltransferase RlmN — protein MSAPRILTELEPDALAETLAGLGAKPFHARQIYGWIYRRGIADFARMTDLSRDLRAKLERTFAIPTPAVTTRSESADGTVKFLLRLGDGREVESVFIPDTPAMTLCVSTQVGCAMRCGFCLTGRMGLLRNLTAGEIAAQVRVMAHDLDLANRRFNIVLMGMGEPLHNYDETMKALRILAAECGLAVGPRRVTLSTVGVLPALERLAKEPLMPNLAVSLHATTEELRDRLVPVSRKYGLADLIAACRRFPLARRDRITFEYVLLRDVNDGVADARRLANLLRGIRSKVNVIPLNEAPGIPYRRPSDAQVDRFARTLAERHVTVSVRKSRGRDIRAACGQLIVEGARQAPGQRAAALLNASSSASP, from the coding sequence ATGTCTGCGCCACGGATCCTCACCGAGCTCGAACCCGACGCGCTCGCCGAGACGCTCGCCGGCCTCGGCGCGAAACCGTTCCACGCCCGGCAGATCTACGGCTGGATCTACCGGCGCGGCATCGCCGACTTCGCCCGCATGACCGACCTGTCGCGGGACCTGCGCGCGAAGCTCGAGCGCACGTTCGCCATCCCGACGCCGGCGGTGACCACGCGCAGCGAGTCGGCCGACGGCACCGTGAAGTTCCTGCTGCGGCTCGGCGACGGCCGCGAGGTGGAGTCGGTGTTCATCCCCGACACCCCGGCGATGACCCTCTGCGTGTCGACGCAGGTCGGCTGCGCCATGCGCTGCGGCTTCTGCCTGACCGGGCGGATGGGCCTGCTGCGGAACCTGACGGCCGGCGAGATCGCCGCCCAGGTGCGGGTGATGGCGCACGATCTCGACCTGGCGAACCGGCGCTTCAACATCGTGCTGATGGGGATGGGCGAGCCGCTGCACAACTACGACGAGACGATGAAGGCGCTGCGGATCCTGGCCGCCGAGTGCGGGCTCGCGGTGGGCCCCCGCCGCGTGACCCTCTCGACGGTCGGCGTGCTGCCGGCGCTCGAGCGGCTGGCGAAAGAACCGTTGATGCCCAACCTGGCCGTCTCGCTGCACGCCACCACCGAGGAGCTGCGCGACCGCCTGGTGCCGGTGAGCCGCAAGTACGGCCTCGCCGACCTCATCGCCGCCTGCCGGCGCTTTCCGCTGGCGCGGCGCGACCGGATCACCTTCGAGTACGTCCTGCTGCGCGACGTCAACGACGGCGTCGCCGACGCCCGGCGGCTGGCGAACCTGCTGCGCGGCATCCGGTCGAAGGTCAACGTGATCCCGCTCAACGAGGCGCCCGGCATCCCGTACCGCCGCCCGTCCGATGCGCAGGTGGACCGCTTCGCACGCACGCTGGCCGAGCGGCACGTGACGGTGTCGGTGCGCAAGAGCCGCGGTCGCGACATCCGCGCCGCCTGCGGGCAGCTCATCGTCGAGGGGGCGCGGCAGGCGCCGGGGCAGCGGGCGGCCGCACTGCTGAACGCGTCGTCGAGCGCGAGTCCGTAG